From Deinococcus ruber, a single genomic window includes:
- a CDS encoding DUF6582 domain-containing protein, whose amino-acid sequence MSELSQQSREHLSDASFAYIDSKGERHLPIHDEEHVRNAASRFSQTHFESADARHTAARHILAAARKYGVDLADDDAVSRAAHPS is encoded by the coding sequence ATGTCAGAACTGTCTCAGCAGAGCCGTGAGCACCTCAGTGACGCGTCGTTCGCGTATATCGACAGCAAAGGAGAGCGTCATCTTCCGATTCATGACGAGGAACATGTCAGGAACGCGGCCTCGCGCTTTTCACAGACCCACTTCGAGAGTGCCGATGCCAGGCACACCGCCGCCCGGCATATCCTGGCGGCTGCCAGAAAGTACGGTGTAGACCTTGCAGACGACGATGCGGTCAGCCGGGCAGCCCATCCGAGCTGA